The Salvelinus alpinus chromosome 14, SLU_Salpinus.1, whole genome shotgun sequence genomic sequence aatcctataggaaaacctgattcagtctgctttccaacagacactgggatttcaaattcaccttccagcaagaAAATAACctagaacacaaggccaaatatacactggagttgcttaccaagactatGTTGAATGTTCCTGGgtgacctagttacagtttttacttaaatcggcgtgaaaatctatggcaagaataAAAAATGTCTGCCTAGCAAtggtcaacaaccaacttgacagagcttgatgaattaaaaaaaaaaaaaaagtgcaaattttgtacaggtgtgcaaagctcttagagacttacccagaaagactcacagctgtaattgctgtcaaatGTGATTCAAACACATATTGACTCAGgagtttgaatacttatttaaatgagatactgtatttttgtatttcattttcaatcatTTGGAATACaaattataaaaacatgtttttgctttgtcattatggggcattatgtgtagatgggtgagaaaaatatatatttaatcaattttcaattcaggctgtaacacaacagcatgtggaataagtcaaggggtatgaatactttctgaaggcactgtataccatatatatagatatatggtAGAATATCATAGTAATCAAGTTCTATTTGCATGGGAAAATGTCAGGGGATGCATTTACTCTATTGCTTGTGTTTTTGTTAATGGTCCACTTTTTTGAATATATGCACATCTTACAAAGAGTGACAGCTGTAAATGAATCAAAAACATGTAAATGAATTAAAATGTTTATTGAACTTTTGTGTGCTTGGCACCTGTATTTACAGTTTTTTAAAAggcctttcaaaataataattTTGCTATTTCCATTTTTTCTCACATTTGTTTTCATGATAGATTGGCCCATATAATTGTATTATTGCTTGGCACTTAAATACAATTATCTACAACACACCAAAACATACTATAATTACTCTGTTTCCTATTCTATCTTTATAACCTTTCACACAACAACTGTAAAGCTTATGGTTTTTGCTTGCATTCGCCATCTTATATATGCTTTTAAAAAGGTAATCCACTCAAAAATAGTGAAGCCATTCCAGTCTGTGAGGAAAGGAGTTGATAAGATTGTGGTGATTTCACTGTATTTCACTATATGTTCAGTGTCCACTTGAACAGAGCTTCTCGTCCAGCGTGTCCACTGAGAGGTGCAGGGCCAACAACTGGACCCCACTGTCAGACACACATAGTTCCTCCCTCACCCTGACCTTTAGTTTTTTGACTTCATCCTTCCAGCATGtgctgtattatattatattcaccCTCTGTGCCTCATCCATTATCCTCCCATCATCCCCGCTGAGTGGCCAGAGGGGAAAACCTTCATATTGAAGTCCTTCATATTGATCCGGCACTGTTAATATCCACAACCCTCTCAGTTCTCTCCCAATGTTGCCACAACGTTATGGCATAATGTTGCATAAATGTCTTGTTAAAACTAGAGCAGTGGAAGTGGAGGTGAAGTTTCTGGATCACACAGAGCCTCTGTCACATCCTGTCCGGGACTGGATAGAGTCCATAGCAACAAGGCTGAGTTACTGTAGAGACTGTCATTACTATTGCACCATAACAGATTCATGGGTTCACTCCTGAGAATCCCTCGACAGTAAGAGTATGTGGTCTCCTCTCTTTCACATATCCCCCTGTATGTCCCCATGGTTGGGGTTAGTGTTCTAAACAGCCACATGTGCACTGAGAGCACGGTATATGGTTCCACTTCCCCTTTTTAACACTATTGTGGTAATTAAATAACAGTTCCTCCTCCTTGTTTAAAGCATGtgaggtgaaatttaaaaaaaattaaaaacacaaTGAGATGAAAAGTCTGTTTTTTGAAAGATTCACTTTGTACCTCAGTATTACAAACAACGCTAAATGTAAAATGACTCATCAATAGCATATCTTAGTAGAAGAGACAGAACTTCTTGAAATAACAGGACAGTGAaaattggtgtcagaagtgggatctcAGTTTTTACACCATGTGCATTGACATCTGAGAGGAGGAGCCATACTGACGGCCATCACAGGAGCCAGCCCCCTGCTGGCCAGCGGAGGGATTGCCGATCATGTGCATGCTGTCCATGCCACCGTTGGACAGGTACTGGCGCTCAGCAAACACCCcggcagaggaggaggagcacaagaGGCCGCCCTGGGTCTTCTCAGGGCTGGAAGCCAGGCGAGGGGAAGTGGGGAAGTTGTATCCATACAGGTTGTAGGGGTTGTGGAGTGAGAAGGCGTTGTAGGATCCCTGCTGCACGTGGTGGTGTCCCCCGCTGAACATGTGggcagaagagggggaggagcctgaggaggaggaggagccagAGGCAGAGCTAGCTCCACCCTGCATCACATACTGCAGCTGGGAGGCCGGAAATGAGGTCAGCTGACCTCCGTAGGCATCCATCTTCCCGCCACCGCTGCTTCCAGACAGAGGGCCATGGCCACCCCCTTGCATGCCTGCAGCGATCAGGGAGGATGTCCTCTGGGGCAGGAAGGATTCAGACTGCTGGGTGGAGGCCACAGCGCCTCCTGCTGCTTGGAGGCGTCCATAGGAGCTGTCGGACAGTCCCCCGTAGCCCTGCAGGGCCGCCATGTTGCTGCGTGCGCAGGCCGGATACTCAGACAGGCCCATGCTGCACAGCTGGCTCTCCCTGCAGCCCACGTTGAAGGTGTTGGGGGCCAGGTGGAAGGTGGGCGGGGagcaggagggggacaggaggtgGGCCGTGCCAGAAGGGGAGGGGGCTCCTGTGCTGGAGGTGGTGGGAGAGGTGCCCGTACTTCCTCCTGaaaaacacacagggacacacacacactcaacgcAAAGACAGTGAGACAGAGCCAATGCTACGGAGTGAAACAACAACAGAAGCATTGGCCAACAATCACACTCAGAGTATCTCTCATTTCAGCCATTCGACCTATCGCCGCCAGAATGTCTCATTCCAGTGACTGCTGCCGTTTGATCTTAACCGGTCAAATATGAGAGCTCTGTTTAAGGCTGGTGCATAAGCCACTTAATTCACATGTATTAAATAATTTGATATTACATTTACTGGTCAATTTCAGCTGACTTTACAACTTTCATATGCTCAACATCTGATTTTAAGGACTAATTGCATGACATCATTACTTCTTTGAAATAGTAGTATTTATTGGATCCTAAACCCTAAAATAACAGTACTTGTTTCTGAGCATAAATGTGGCTTCAGTTTGATACAGTACATGTCTGGTCAACAGAGCTCCGAGCTTGCCCCTTTTCTCAAAGAATCATGCATTCATAATTTAGACATGTATggacataaaaatatatatttttttatcttggCACAGTTTAACATGCAATAAGTCAAGCTTTTGGAATTGAAGGATAGCTGTGGGATATCACTCACATATTTCTTTATTGATGAGAATTTGGCCCGCATTAATTTTAATGTTCGAGAAATTCAGTTTGAAACCAgctaaagaaaataaaaaattcaTGACTCTCTCCTGGCCTGGGTTCTGATTCTGACTGCACCATATGCCTTCGATAATGTTCAGCTCAGTTCTGCAGGGTTCTGTTGGCCAGGAGAGGGGGATATCATAGTGATGTCATGTTTTCCTCTCTGGTCGGACAGGGGTTAGAGCAGCTTCAGCGTTGCTGAGGGGAACTGTTGATTACCCCACTGGAAGGGCTGTTGATTACCCCGCTGCCAGGGTATCTGGTGGCGCTGAGGGGAACTGCTGATTACCCCACTGGAAGGGCTGTTGATTACCCCGCTGGAAGGGCTGTTGATTACCCCGCTGGAAGGGCTGTTGATTACCCAGCTGGAAGGGCTGTTGATTACCCAGCTGGAAGGGCTGTTGATTACCCCGCTGGAAGGGCTGTTGATTACCCAGCTGGAAGGGCTGTTGATTACCCCGCTGCCAGGGTATCTGGTGGCGCTGAGGGGAACTGCTGATTACCCCACTGGAAGGGCTGTTGATTACCCTGCTGGAAGGGCATCTGGTGCCGCTGGGGGGGACAGGAGTGGAGGTGGGGGGACGACACACGCTCTAGCTCCGAGCACTTACGGAGCGTCCAAAGTTCATCAGCGGCGTGAGGACTCTAATTAACGTCTAATCGGTTTGGAGGAGTTTGTGATAACAAACAGATGTCGGCACAGACAAAATACTGAGTGGTGTAACGTCATCAATACCTCGGAAGAAGGAGCATTGAAGAAATTGGCTCACTTTAAAGCATCGGGGCCTGTGATACGAGCCATGACCAAGACGCTGAGCTATCACTGATTCTACTCATGTCACAAAGCCGTCCAAAAGCAACAGGGTTAATTTAATAAAAAGTTCAGCTGATTCCAAGTTAGGTGCCAAAACAGGTGGTGATGACCAGAGTGATGAAGAGAATTGATGTGTTGTGAGGTAAAGGAAAGATATGAAGTGACAGTGAAAGagtgtatattgtagaagattGTAGAGATTAGGCCATAGTTTAGAGACAGTTGTACACACCTTGCTGTTTCTGCATGTTGGTGAAGTCCTCAAACGTGAGTGTCCTCACAGGCGGTCTCCAGAACGCATAGGTCTCCATGATCGCCTCTAGACCAgtcctgtgtgagagagagaacgagagactgaaacagtggagaaaaaaaaagaggGTCAGTGTGAGGGACGGATACATAAAACATAACAAAGGCGGGGTaggagaaagaggaaggaagagTTGTGATGGCAAAACAGATagtcgaagagagagagagggacatagagaaaGGAATGAGTGTaagtgagaatgagagaggagggaggaagagaaggagaagtaGAGTCAGACTGGGAGGAAACTGGAGCCATTAAAATGCAGGTTTTTACTGTGATCATAAATCTGAGTGACGTTTCATCTAGAATCTGTACACGGTTCTCCTTACTGCATGATTTACTCCTGTGTGCGCCGCTGGGCCCTGTCCCAGGGAAATGAGGGCCTGTCCCGACCATGTTATTTTAGGGCCAGTAACTCCAGGGCCATTCCAGCTCATTTGCGCGCTACGCTAATCACACTGGCCCTGGCCATCAGTACGCTCATTCATAGCGCTCAGGACCAAAACCCAACAAATGAGCTCTGCCCTGTTTTACCTCATAAAGTCAAGTGTCACCAGTCAAAAAATCTGATTGACGACATTCATAATTTAATGCCTGAGAGAGCTCTATATTAAGATATAAATTCATAGAGGGGAAACAACTCAGTAGTTAATTAACGAATTAGCTTGTGTCATATGTCCTCGTTTTAATTCATTTCAGTTCGCTATAATGTGGAATAACTGACAGCTTAACAGTGATGTAGTAAATTACTATAATGCATTGGTATGAGTAGTTAGGGGGATATGTGTGAGGATAAATACATTTTCTGTCTATAAATATCTTATTTCTACATAATCTTTTCATCTGTAGTTTTCTGCAATGAAATTCTAATGCTAGTTCATAAATCATGCACTGTATTGTTTGAAAAATGAAAAAATATGTCTCAAATAACTGTGCCGATAATGCGCTCCAGATGGGAGGGGAGCTTTCATGTGCTGAGGGTCTGGTTCAGTGTTTCCCCTGTTACATATGATAAtccagactgagagacagagcgaggaagagagagagctctCCCCTACCCAGAACCTGTGGTTCTATCTCAGATCTAGTGGGGTTTTCTTGGATGGGGAGagagtgattaattttatatggAGCAGCATATGGGATTAGGAGGTATCTCCAGGGGATTATTTCCATATTAAAGGCCACGTTGGTTTGCAGCACACAGCATGGCGAACGTTGAGACAGGTTGCATTACACGGACCTCGGGTTAGTGGAGGAATGTATACCTGTTTCTACCTGAATCCCGAAATCCTTTAGCAAATGGGTTGCGATCAATCTTTAGTCTAGTTATCTGCCGGGAAAGAAAAACATGACAATCAAAACAAATGACATACATATGACCGATGCACATGTTGGAGAGGGGGAAAATGTATCAATATAAAGATTTCAAAGAAATCAAAGGAGAAATGAAGGggaataaattaaataaattaaagGGGAATAAAGGAATTCATGaaaatctttttttaaataataataataggtcATTTTCCATTCATAAACAAACTGAATTTAAAGAGGAACTGACACCGTTTTAGCACCATACATTTCCTTAAAAtatgtttatatactgtataccctctgtaacagtcctgacctatttatgttagtttttatgtgtttttggtcagggcatgtgttttgggtgggcagtctatgttacctgtttctatgttggtttcggtttgcctggtatggctcttgattagaggcaggtggtttgcattttcctctaatcaagagtcatatttaggtagggcattatcactgtgtgtttgtgggtgattgtctcctgtgatgtcttcgttATGTTAGATGTATTCACTTTtggagctgtttggctgttcgttcgtttcgatgtccgttcctgttcgtgagtttacgtttgtccatgtaagtttatgttcaggtcgcgtgtacgtcgttttcttattttgtagtttgttgaaaGTGTTTTGGTTGTTTTCGTGTCATCAGTTATCgttgtaaataaataaagatggcatatttccctgactccgcattttggtcagaagatccttctctcctcacctcatccgaggatgaggaaagcGTCAGCTctaacagaatcacccaccaaaataCAGAgaccaagcggtatgggaatgctcGACGGAGCAATAAGGatttctggacttgggaggagatattggacggtagaggaccttgggctcaaccaggggaatatcgccgtcctaaggaggagaagagggcagccacagcccaggagcgctggtatgaggaggcagcgcgacgacgcggttgggagcccgtgagtaagacccaaaaatttcttgggggggggcacacgaggagtgtggcaaagccgggtaggatacccgagccaactccccgtgcttaccgtggaggtagaaggcgtcgtactggtaagacaccgtgttatgcggtaaagcgcacggtgtccccagtacgcgtgcttagcccagtgcgggctattccaccttgccgcactgggagggctaggttgggcatcgagccgggtgccatgaagccggcccaacgtagctggtctccagtgcgtctcctcgggccggtgtacatggcaccagccttacaggtggtgtccccggttcgcctgcatagcccagtgcgggctattccacctcgccgcactggcagggctacggggttcattcaacctggtagggttggggaggctcggtgctcaagagcacgtgtcctccttcacggtccggtatatccggtgccacctccatgtaccagtcctccggtggcagccccccgtaccaggctgtctctccgggttctctctcctgctgtttcctcctctccagcgcagccggtgcctagaccacgcaccaggctgtctctccttctcctccctacagagccatccgtctccccagcgccatctgagccatccgtctccccagcgccatctgagccatccgtctccccagcgccatctgagccatccgtctctccagcgccatctgagccatccgtctccccagcgccgtctgagccatccgtctgccatgagcctgcaaagccgcccgtctgccatgagcctgcaaagccgcccgtctgccatgagcctacagagccatccgccagacaggagccgctagagccgtcagccagacaggagccgctagagccgtcagccagacaggatctgccagagccgccaaccagacaggatctgccagagccgccaaccagacaggatctgccagagccgccaaccagacaggatctgccagagccgccaaccagacaggatctgccagagccgccaaccagacaggatctgccagagccgccagcgagccatgagcagccagagccgtcagcgagccatgagcagccagagccgtcaaagagccatgagcagccagagccgtcagagagccatgagcagccagagccgtcagagagccatgagcagccagagccgtcagcctgccatgagcgtcgagagccgtcagcctgccatgagcgtcgagagccgtcagcctgccatgagcgtcgagagccgtcagcctgccatgagcgtcgagagccgtcagcctgccatgagcgtcgagagccgtcagcctgccatgagcgtcgagagccgt encodes the following:
- the LOC139538773 gene encoding T-box transcription factor TBX15-like isoform X1; the encoded protein is MSDRRRSAAALSSRAHAFSVEALIGSNKKRKLRGWEEKDLELSMESLANNGQLGDGDDPVHCLDIDPDSEASPGSDGEGLAERTSCSFGSPEDLAPAACELSPAASMEEIQVELQCADLWKRFHEIGTEMIITKAGRRMFPAMRVKIVGLDPHQQYYIAMDIVPVDNKRYRYVYHSSKWMVAGNADSPVPPRVYIHPDSLASGDTWMRQVVSFDKLKLTNNELDDQGHVSEPIILHSMHKYQPRVHVIRKDFSSDLSPTKPVPSGEGVKTFSFPETVFTTVTAYQNQQITRLKIDRNPFAKGFRDSGRNSLSFSLSHRTGLEAIMETYAFWRPPVRTLTFEDFTNMQKQQGGSTGTSPTTSSTGAPSPSGTAHLLSPSCSPPTFHLAPNTFNVGCRESQLCSMGLSEYPACARSNMAALQGYGGLSDSSYGRLQAAGGAVASTQQSESFLPQRTSSLIAAGMQGGGHGPLSGSSGGGKMDAYGGQLTSFPASQLQYVMQGGASSASGSSSSSGSSPSSAHMFSGGHHHVQQGSYNAFSLHNPYNLYGYNFPTSPRLASSPEKTQGGLLCSSSSAGVFAERQYLSNGGMDSMHMIGNPSAGQQGAGSCDGRQYGSSSQMSMHMV
- the LOC139538773 gene encoding T-box transcription factor TBX15-like isoform X4 — protein: MSDRRRSAAALSSRAHAFSVEALIGSNKKRKLRGWEEKDLELSMESLANNGQLGDGDDPVHCLDIDPDSEASPGSDGEGLAERTSCSFGSPEDLAPAACELSPAASMEEIQVELQCADLWKRFHEIGTEMIITKAGRRMFPAMRVKIVGLDPHQQYYIAMDIVPVDNKRYRYVYHSSKWMVAGNADSPVPPRVYIHPDSLASGDTWMRQVVSFDKLKLTNNELDDQGHIILHSMHKYQPRVHVIRKDFSSDLSPTKPVPSGEGVKTFSFPETVFTTVTAYQNQQITRLKIDRNPFAKGFRDSGRNRTGLEAIMETYAFWRPPVRTLTFEDFTNMQKQQGGSTGTSPTTSSTGAPSPSGTAHLLSPSCSPPTFHLAPNTFNVGCRESQLCSMGLSEYPACARSNMAALQGYGGLSDSSYGRLQAAGGAVASTQQSESFLPQRTSSLIAAGMQGGGHGPLSGSSGGGKMDAYGGQLTSFPASQLQYVMQGGASSASGSSSSSGSSPSSAHMFSGGHHHVQQGSYNAFSLHNPYNLYGYNFPTSPRLASSPEKTQGGLLCSSSSAGVFAERQYLSNGGMDSMHMIGNPSAGQQGAGSCDGRQYGSSSQMSMHMV
- the LOC139538773 gene encoding T-box transcription factor TBX15-like isoform X2, which encodes MSDRRRSAAALSSRAHAFSVEALIGSNKKRKLRGWEEKDLELSMESLANNGQLGDGDDPVHCLDIDPDSEASPGSDGEGLAERTSCSFGSPEDLAPAACELSPAASMEEIQVELQCADLWKRFHEIGTEMIITKAGRRMFPAMRVKIVGLDPHQQYYIAMDIVPVDNKRYRYVYHSSKWMVAGNADSPVPPRVYIHPDSLASGDTWMRQVVSFDKLKLTNNELDDQGHIILHSMHKYQPRVHVIRKDFSSDLSPTKPVPSGEGVKTFSFPETVFTTVTAYQNQQITRLKIDRNPFAKGFRDSGRNSLSFSLSHRTGLEAIMETYAFWRPPVRTLTFEDFTNMQKQQGGSTGTSPTTSSTGAPSPSGTAHLLSPSCSPPTFHLAPNTFNVGCRESQLCSMGLSEYPACARSNMAALQGYGGLSDSSYGRLQAAGGAVASTQQSESFLPQRTSSLIAAGMQGGGHGPLSGSSGGGKMDAYGGQLTSFPASQLQYVMQGGASSASGSSSSSGSSPSSAHMFSGGHHHVQQGSYNAFSLHNPYNLYGYNFPTSPRLASSPEKTQGGLLCSSSSAGVFAERQYLSNGGMDSMHMIGNPSAGQQGAGSCDGRQYGSSSQMSMHMV
- the LOC139538773 gene encoding T-box transcription factor TBX15-like isoform X3, which produces MSDRRRSAAALSSRAHAFSVEALIGSNKKRKLRGWEEKDLELSMESLANNGQLGDGDDPVHCLDIDPDSEASPGSDGEGLAERTSCSFGSPEDLAPAACELSPAASMEEIQVELQCADLWKRFHEIGTEMIITKAGRRMFPAMRVKIVGLDPHQQYYIAMDIVPVDNKRYRYVYHSSKWMVAGNADSPVPPRVYIHPDSLASGDTWMRQVVSFDKLKLTNNELDDQGHVSEPIILHSMHKYQPRVHVIRKDFSSDLSPTKPVPSGEGVKTFSFPETVFTTVTAYQNQQITRLKIDRNPFAKGFRDSGRNRTGLEAIMETYAFWRPPVRTLTFEDFTNMQKQQGGSTGTSPTTSSTGAPSPSGTAHLLSPSCSPPTFHLAPNTFNVGCRESQLCSMGLSEYPACARSNMAALQGYGGLSDSSYGRLQAAGGAVASTQQSESFLPQRTSSLIAAGMQGGGHGPLSGSSGGGKMDAYGGQLTSFPASQLQYVMQGGASSASGSSSSSGSSPSSAHMFSGGHHHVQQGSYNAFSLHNPYNLYGYNFPTSPRLASSPEKTQGGLLCSSSSAGVFAERQYLSNGGMDSMHMIGNPSAGQQGAGSCDGRQYGSSSQMSMHMV